One Spirochaeta africana DSM 8902 genomic window carries:
- a CDS encoding glycoside hydrolase family 65 protein: protein MSSTDHPYELDGWRITETVFHPEKVAADETVYALGNGHIGIRGTFEEQRSIYHNGTYINGFYETEPIIYGESAYGFPKLKQQMLNITDGNIIELYVDDDALDLSTGVVHDFRRSLDMRSGISTREVTWESPAGKTIRLTVRRLVSFQRKHVAAFDWECTLLEGEAVFTLLSKLEGKQRAAGSGNDPRVAHSMARNALIPKEKSIDGNEARMQHVTRNTGLGLLATMRNNIITECSVSAEPESYPQEVVHRYRIEASAGKPVRLEKILTYHTSLDSRSPELNRPARRVRSDAYRLGFAGLAAEQREYLQEFWKTADVEIDGDVSLQQSLRFNMFHLLQAAGQDGYTNIGAKGLTGEGYEGHYFWDTEIYALPFFTYTKTDIARHLLQFRIHTLDQARARARELHHKGALYPWRTINGNEASAYFPAGTAQYHINADIVYALRKYVQASGDLNLLLEGGAEMVLETARFWYDLGDFLPGKGFCINEVTGPNEYTTLVNNNVFTNLMAKQNLEYACELIEWLAEDHPALHDDIVDRLGLHRKEPQEWQQAADAMFVPYDAQRDLFPQDENFFEKAVWDFKNTPRSNYPLLLYYHPLTIYRYQVLKQPDLVLALFLQGQHFTAEQKRHNFDYYDPLTTGDSSLSACVQSIVAAEIGYTEKAYHYFMKTVRMDLDDVNGNVKDGVHTAAMAGSWLSMIYGFIGLRDNLGRLQFSPHLPEAWNAIRTTLQYHGAGLTVRLTRETLEFTWAGQVGISVEVCGSEYAIEPESKLSVALVAE from the coding sequence GTGTCTAGTACTGATCATCCCTATGAGCTTGATGGCTGGCGTATCACCGAAACGGTGTTCCATCCGGAAAAGGTAGCCGCCGACGAGACGGTCTATGCCCTTGGTAATGGACACATCGGTATTCGGGGTACCTTCGAGGAACAGCGCTCAATATATCATAATGGTACCTATATTAACGGGTTCTATGAAACCGAACCGATCATCTACGGTGAGAGTGCCTATGGGTTCCCCAAACTCAAACAGCAGATGTTGAACATTACCGACGGGAACATTATCGAGCTGTATGTGGATGACGATGCACTGGATTTGTCCACCGGCGTGGTACATGACTTTCGTCGCAGTCTGGATATGCGTTCCGGCATCAGTACCCGTGAGGTCACCTGGGAAAGCCCGGCCGGCAAGACCATTCGGCTTACCGTGCGTCGGCTGGTTTCGTTTCAGCGCAAGCATGTAGCCGCTTTTGACTGGGAGTGCACCCTGCTGGAGGGCGAAGCGGTGTTTACCTTGCTGAGCAAGCTGGAGGGAAAACAGCGCGCGGCCGGCTCCGGTAATGACCCGAGGGTAGCTCATTCCATGGCGCGCAACGCGCTCATTCCTAAAGAAAAGAGCATAGATGGCAACGAAGCCCGCATGCAGCATGTAACCCGTAACACCGGTCTGGGATTGCTGGCTACCATGCGCAATAACATCATTACCGAGTGCAGTGTCAGTGCCGAGCCGGAGAGCTATCCCCAGGAGGTTGTTCACCGTTACCGGATCGAGGCCTCGGCTGGCAAGCCGGTGCGGCTGGAGAAGATCCTGACCTATCACACCAGCCTGGACTCCCGCAGTCCGGAGCTGAATCGACCGGCCCGGCGGGTGCGCTCCGATGCCTATCGCCTGGGCTTTGCCGGCCTGGCTGCCGAGCAGCGTGAGTATCTGCAGGAGTTCTGGAAGACCGCCGACGTAGAGATAGACGGGGATGTTTCGCTGCAGCAGAGCCTGCGCTTCAACATGTTTCATCTGCTGCAGGCGGCCGGACAGGATGGCTATACCAACATCGGAGCCAAGGGCCTGACCGGCGAGGGTTATGAGGGCCATTATTTCTGGGATACCGAGATTTATGCCCTGCCGTTTTTTACCTACACCAAGACGGATATCGCCCGGCATCTGCTGCAGTTTCGTATCCACACCCTGGATCAGGCACGCGCCCGGGCCCGCGAGCTGCATCACAAGGGGGCGCTGTACCCCTGGCGTACCATCAATGGTAACGAGGCCTCGGCATACTTCCCGGCGGGTACCGCCCAGTATCACATCAATGCCGATATTGTGTATGCCTTGCGAAAGTACGTGCAGGCCAGCGGGGATCTGAACCTGCTGCTGGAGGGCGGTGCCGAGATGGTGCTCGAGACGGCCCGGTTCTGGTATGATCTGGGAGATTTCCTGCCGGGCAAGGGTTTCTGCATCAACGAGGTTACCGGTCCGAACGAATATACCACCCTGGTGAACAACAATGTGTTTACCAATCTTATGGCAAAGCAGAATCTGGAATATGCCTGCGAGCTGATCGAGTGGCTGGCCGAGGATCATCCGGCGCTGCATGATGATATCGTGGACCGGCTTGGTCTGCATCGCAAGGAGCCGCAGGAATGGCAGCAGGCGGCCGACGCCATGTTTGTGCCCTACGATGCCCAGCGGGACCTGTTTCCTCAGGATGAGAACTTCTTTGAAAAGGCGGTCTGGGATTTCAAGAATACCCCGCGCAGCAACTATCCCCTGCTGCTGTACTACCACCCGCTGACCATCTATCGCTACCAGGTACTGAAGCAGCCGGACCTGGTGCTGGCGCTGTTTCTGCAGGGGCAGCATTTTACGGCTGAGCAGAAGCGGCACAACTTCGATTACTACGATCCGTTGACAACTGGTGACTCCAGCCTCTCGGCCTGTGTACAGAGTATTGTTGCTGCCGAGATTGGCTATACCGAAAAGGCCTATCACTATTTTATGAAGACCGTGCGCATGGATCTTGATGATGTAAACGGGAACGTAAAGGACGGTGTACACACAGCCGCCATGGCCGGTTCATGGCTGTCCATGATCTACGGGTTTATCGGTTTGCGGGACAACCTCGGCCGGCTGCAGTTCTCGCCGCATCTGCCCGAGGCCTGGAATGCCATCAGGACAACCCTGCAGTATCACGGTGCCGGCCTGACGGTGCGGCTGACACGTGAGACCCTTGAGTTCACCTGGGCCGGACAGGTCGGGATCTCGGTAGAGGTGTGCGGCAGTGAGTATGCAATCGAGCCTGAATCCAAGCTCTCGGTCGCGCTTGTAGCGGAATAA
- a CDS encoding LacI family DNA-binding transcriptional regulator, with amino-acid sequence MKARRISAEDVGRKAGVSRTTVSFVLNNTPGKSISEDTRQRVLQAAAELGYTPNEAARRLAMTRDKTIGLYISHSKSVFSDAFIMRLIEGMTQTVNRNRVRLVIHQMPLMGSNYLQLAEEDGVAGLILVNTHEDDYELQRVVDSRIPAVIMDVHESLAVDQIATDNRQGAREVVEYLISLRHSRIAMVTHARPEFTAARLRMAGYRDALKAADLGYDSSLVKTGNFTEESGYLATEELLQQSELPTAIFAGNDVVAYGVLSALRDNGIAVPQQMSVVGFDDDFLSRYLSPPLTTMVLPAAGMGATAVDMLLHRMDEDAEEQDLTRTILLPSHLVVRESAAPPNN; translated from the coding sequence GTGAAAGCACGAAGAATATCCGCCGAGGATGTCGGCCGCAAGGCCGGTGTGTCGCGGACCACAGTTTCCTTTGTTCTCAACAACACCCCGGGAAAGAGTATATCCGAGGACACGCGCCAGCGTGTCCTGCAGGCGGCGGCCGAGCTGGGGTACACCCCCAACGAGGCCGCGCGTCGCCTGGCAATGACCCGGGACAAGACCATCGGGCTGTATATCAGCCATTCCAAGTCGGTGTTTTCCGACGCCTTTATCATGCGTCTGATCGAGGGTATGACGCAAACCGTGAACCGCAACCGGGTACGGCTGGTAATCCACCAGATGCCGCTGATGGGCAGCAACTATCTGCAGCTGGCCGAAGAGGATGGGGTTGCCGGCCTCATTCTGGTGAATACCCACGAGGATGACTATGAACTGCAGCGGGTGGTAGACAGTCGGATTCCGGCGGTCATCATGGATGTGCATGAAAGCCTGGCAGTGGATCAGATTGCCACCGACAACCGTCAGGGTGCCCGCGAGGTGGTGGAGTACCTGATCAGCCTGCGACACAGCCGGATTGCGATGGTCACGCATGCCAGGCCGGAGTTTACCGCGGCCAGGCTCCGGATGGCCGGATATCGTGATGCCCTGAAGGCCGCAGATCTGGGGTATGACAGCAGCCTGGTAAAAACCGGGAACTTTACCGAAGAGAGCGGCTATCTGGCCACCGAGGAGCTCCTGCAGCAATCCGAACTGCCAACCGCGATATTTGCCGGCAACGATGTGGTAGCCTACGGGGTGCTGAGCGCGCTGCGGGATAACGGCATTGCCGTGCCGCAGCAGATGTCGGTTGTGGGGTTTGACGATGATTTTCTTTCGCGCTATCTTAGTCCTCCGCTGACCACCATGGTGCTGCCAGCCGCCGGTATGGGAGCAACCGCGGTGGACATGCTGCTGCATCGCATGGACGAGGATGCAGAGGAACAGGATCTTACCAGAACCATTTTACTGCCCTCCCACCTGGTTGTCCGGGAGAGTGCAGCACCCCCAAACAACTAG
- a CDS encoding carbohydrate ABC transporter permease has product MSDAYRKRRRRELVRKLVLNATVLGIVVLWTIPTLGILVSSFRPRNLMTTSGWWTALFNPFMEGQWTLANYINVLTTDGMGNAFMNSLLVTIPSTVIPITIAAFAAYAVAWLDFPGRKLFFLTLVGLMVVPLQLSLLPLFTLYQRAQLNGTFLGIWLAHTGFGLPLATYLLYGYISSLPRDLIEAARVDGADPMLTFTRLVLPLSTPAIASFAIFQFLWVWNDLLVALVFLGTRMDVALVTTRLAELVGSRGQAWHTLTAGAFVSITVPLVVFFGLQRYFVRGMMAGSVKG; this is encoded by the coding sequence ATGAGCGATGCGTACAGAAAACGCCGACGCAGGGAGCTGGTGCGCAAGCTGGTGCTGAATGCCACGGTACTGGGGATTGTGGTTCTCTGGACCATCCCGACCCTCGGGATTCTGGTGAGCTCCTTCCGGCCCCGCAACCTGATGACCACCTCGGGCTGGTGGACGGCGCTGTTCAATCCCTTTATGGAGGGGCAGTGGACCCTGGCCAACTACATCAACGTGTTGACTACCGATGGAATGGGCAATGCCTTTATGAACAGCCTGCTGGTTACCATTCCGTCGACGGTTATCCCGATTACGATTGCGGCCTTTGCCGCCTATGCAGTGGCATGGCTGGATTTTCCCGGCCGCAAGCTGTTCTTCCTGACCCTGGTCGGGCTGATGGTGGTACCGCTGCAGCTCAGCCTGCTGCCGCTGTTTACCCTGTATCAGCGGGCACAGCTGAACGGTACCTTTCTGGGTATCTGGCTGGCGCACACCGGCTTCGGGCTCCCGCTGGCAACCTATCTGCTGTACGGCTATATCTCCAGCCTGCCGCGTGATCTTATCGAGGCTGCCCGCGTGGACGGGGCCGACCCGATGCTCACCTTTACCCGGCTGGTACTGCCGCTGTCGACACCGGCGATTGCATCGTTCGCGATCTTCCAGTTTCTGTGGGTCTGGAACGACCTGCTGGTAGCGCTGGTATTCCTGGGTACCCGGATGGATGTGGCCCTGGTTACCACCCGGCTGGCCGAACTGGTCGGGTCGCGGGGGCAGGCCTGGCATACCCTGACTGCGGGTGCATTTGTGTCGATTACGGTGCCGCTGGTAGTATTTTTCGGCCTGCAGCGTTATTTTGTGCGCGGTATGATGGCCGGATCGGTGAAAGGGTAG
- a CDS encoding carbohydrate ABC transporter permease, whose translation MSTMTINGGPVLEFFSKPLVRLITSILILIGLVGVFYWSVLFMRSQDAPRIVLAAVSLIVGVVGIWALYLSVDNLVDALPTRPRDIIRPYVFIAPALTVMSVYLLYPGIRTIWVSFFEYRRGRGGPTPGTFGLDNYISLFTDSSILISFRNNLLWLILVPMFAVSIGLIVAVLVDRIKWEKYAKSLIFLPMAISFVGASIIWRFIYYRAPFGAQIGLLNAIRVNLLGLDPVGFLRIQPWNNLFLIVIMIWLQTGFAMVILSSAVKGVPSSLLEAARIDGAGEFRIFFQVIIPYIGPTILTVTTTITILVLKVFDVVYVMTSGNFDTNVIANVMYQQMFVQGNFGRGSAAAVLLFVAVLPIMIHNIRSMEARR comes from the coding sequence ATGAGTACTATGACTATCAATGGAGGACCGGTGCTGGAGTTTTTCTCCAAACCGTTGGTACGCTTGATTACCTCCATCCTGATCCTGATCGGACTGGTTGGGGTTTTCTACTGGAGTGTGCTGTTTATGCGGTCACAGGACGCCCCGCGTATTGTGCTTGCAGCGGTTTCCCTGATTGTGGGGGTGGTGGGTATCTGGGCACTGTATCTCTCGGTCGACAACCTTGTCGACGCGCTGCCTACCAGGCCGCGGGATATTATCCGACCGTATGTATTTATTGCGCCGGCACTCACGGTGATGTCGGTATATCTGCTGTATCCGGGAATCCGTACCATCTGGGTCAGTTTTTTCGAGTACCGACGGGGGCGTGGGGGGCCGACACCGGGAACCTTTGGACTGGACAACTATATTTCGCTGTTTACTGACAGCTCGATTCTGATTTCGTTCCGCAACAACCTGTTGTGGCTTATCCTGGTACCGATGTTTGCAGTGTCTATCGGCTTGATTGTGGCGGTGCTGGTTGACCGCATCAAGTGGGAGAAATACGCCAAATCCCTGATCTTCCTGCCGATGGCGATCTCGTTTGTCGGTGCAAGTATTATCTGGCGCTTTATCTATTACCGGGCGCCGTTTGGTGCACAAATCGGACTGCTGAATGCGATTCGAGTGAATCTGCTGGGGCTTGATCCGGTAGGGTTCCTGCGTATTCAACCCTGGAACAACCTGTTTCTGATTGTAATCATGATCTGGCTGCAGACCGGGTTTGCGATGGTGATCCTGTCATCCGCGGTTAAAGGGGTGCCGAGCTCGCTGCTCGAGGCGGCCCGCATCGACGGTGCCGGTGAGTTCAGGATCTTCTTTCAGGTGATTATACCGTATATCGGACCTACCATCCTGACGGTAACCACCACGATCACTATCCTGGTCCTCAAGGTCTTTGATGTGGTCTATGTTATGACCAGCGGCAACTTTGATACCAACGTTATCGCGAACGTGATGTACCAGCAGATGTTTGTGCAGGGTAACTTTGGACGCGGTAGTGCCGCTGCGGTACTGCTGTTCGTTGCGGTTCTGCCGATCATGATTCACAACATCCGCAGCATGGAAGCGAGGAGGTAA
- a CDS encoding ABC transporter substrate-binding protein, with translation MKKLAKVLMMGLIVAMAMALVVACAADEDDDAVAVDYTDNPWTDGQDLSGRRVDVFGAFVDEDARRFRESMRIFEEQTGIQVVYEGSGDFESLITVRVEGGSPPDMGAFPQPGLLGDFVAGGEVIDLNDWFSMDYLQQQYDQSWLDMATMDGIMSGFWHRANVKSLVWYPKGPFEERGYQIPETWDELIALSDQIVADGDVPWSIGIESAGATGWVGTDWIEDILLRTAPVEVYDAWTVGEHPFDSPEVRRAFEIMSEIWFNEDYVLGGTDAILLVPFGDAPNALFEDPPAAWLHRQASFIPAFFPEGAVVGEDVDFFYLPPIDEEFGSPVLGAGDIYGVFNDRPEVRALARFMTQGISTKAWVEAGGFVSPHADTPLDWYATEADRRYAEIIRDADTFRFDGSDLMPGPVGAGSFWTEMVNYVNGKDLNAVLRDIDASWPN, from the coding sequence ATGAAAAAACTGGCCAAAGTCCTGATGATGGGACTGATCGTCGCAATGGCGATGGCACTCGTTGTTGCCTGTGCAGCTGACGAGGACGATGATGCGGTGGCAGTAGATTACACCGACAATCCCTGGACCGACGGACAGGATCTGTCGGGACGACGTGTCGATGTATTCGGTGCGTTTGTAGATGAAGACGCACGCCGCTTCCGCGAAAGCATGCGGATCTTCGAGGAACAGACCGGTATCCAGGTTGTGTACGAGGGTTCTGGTGACTTCGAGTCGCTGATCACCGTACGTGTAGAGGGCGGCAGCCCGCCGGATATGGGTGCGTTCCCGCAGCCTGGCCTGCTGGGCGACTTTGTGGCCGGCGGCGAGGTAATCGACCTGAACGACTGGTTCAGCATGGACTATCTGCAGCAGCAGTACGACCAGAGCTGGCTGGACATGGCTACCATGGACGGGATCATGTCGGGTTTCTGGCACCGGGCCAACGTAAAGTCGCTGGTATGGTACCCCAAGGGACCGTTCGAGGAGCGCGGCTACCAGATCCCCGAGACCTGGGACGAGCTGATTGCCTTGAGTGACCAGATTGTTGCTGACGGTGATGTTCCCTGGAGTATCGGGATCGAGAGTGCCGGTGCTACCGGCTGGGTTGGTACCGACTGGATCGAGGACATCCTGCTGCGCACCGCGCCGGTAGAGGTGTATGATGCCTGGACTGTGGGCGAGCACCCCTTCGACAGCCCGGAAGTACGCCGTGCCTTCGAGATCATGAGTGAGATCTGGTTCAACGAGGACTATGTACTGGGCGGCACCGATGCAATCCTGCTGGTACCGTTTGGTGATGCCCCGAATGCCCTGTTCGAGGATCCTCCGGCAGCATGGCTGCACCGCCAGGCCAGCTTTATTCCGGCATTCTTTCCCGAGGGTGCAGTTGTCGGCGAGGATGTGGATTTCTTCTACCTGCCGCCGATCGACGAGGAATTCGGCAGCCCGGTACTGGGTGCCGGCGACATCTATGGTGTGTTCAACGATCGCCCCGAGGTACGCGCACTGGCTCGCTTTATGACCCAGGGTATCTCGACCAAGGCATGGGTAGAGGCCGGCGGATTCGTATCTCCGCATGCCGACACCCCGCTGGACTGGTATGCTACCGAGGCTGATCGCCGCTACGCCGAGATCATTCGCGATGCGGATACCTTCCGCTTCGACGGGTCTGACCTGATGCCGGGGCCGGTTGGTGCCGGATCGTTCTGGACCGAGATGGTGAACTACGTGAACGGCAAGGATCTGAATGCTGTTCTGCGTGACATCGACGCCAGCTGGCCGAACTAA
- a CDS encoding acetate kinase: protein MEILTLNCGSSSLKYQLYDWDNGRVVASGIVERVTQPGSKIEHATSGKEELVREQDCPTHAEAIELILEALTDPTYGAINTIDQIKAVGHRVVHGGERFSRSVLVTPEIIEAFRELAHLAPLHNPANITGIEAARKVLPEVPHAAIMDTAWHQTMPQHAYLYALPHSWYQEHGVRRYGFHGTSFLYTAKRAAVLLEKDPFETNLIIAHIGNGSSICAVKNGVSVDTSMGMTPLEGLIMGTRSGDTDPAIPFYMINETGMTSKEVESALNKQSGVLGITEKFVDRRDIEIAAEQGDERAQLAIDMEAYRIRKYVGSYAAVLGSTDAIVFTAGVGERGPIIRQKALEGLESMGIIIDQQRNFASMTKNAETEISAPDSPVKVFVIPTDEELVMTEDTYALIDGTYKEHTEYRYRFQDPAYINADRKAKLPKDLKKWQGLDTTLTKPWR, encoded by the coding sequence ATGGAAATACTGACATTAAACTGTGGAAGCTCATCCCTGAAATACCAGCTGTACGACTGGGACAACGGCAGGGTGGTAGCATCCGGAATCGTAGAACGGGTAACCCAGCCAGGCTCGAAGATCGAACATGCCACATCCGGCAAAGAGGAACTGGTCCGCGAACAGGACTGCCCGACGCATGCCGAGGCAATCGAACTGATACTGGAGGCTCTGACCGATCCCACCTACGGTGCCATCAACACGATCGACCAGATCAAGGCGGTTGGTCATCGGGTAGTCCACGGCGGGGAACGCTTCAGCCGCTCGGTGCTGGTTACCCCGGAGATCATCGAGGCCTTCCGTGAGCTGGCTCACCTGGCACCGCTGCACAACCCGGCCAACATCACCGGGATCGAGGCCGCCCGCAAGGTGCTGCCGGAGGTTCCCCACGCAGCAATCATGGACACCGCCTGGCACCAGACCATGCCGCAGCATGCCTACCTGTACGCCCTGCCGCACAGCTGGTACCAGGAACACGGCGTACGCCGCTACGGCTTTCACGGCACCTCGTTTCTGTACACCGCCAAGCGCGCTGCCGTCCTGCTGGAGAAAGACCCCTTTGAAACCAACCTGATTATTGCCCACATCGGCAACGGCTCATCGATCTGTGCGGTTAAAAACGGCGTGTCGGTGGACACCAGCATGGGCATGACCCCGCTGGAGGGGCTGATTATGGGTACCCGCAGCGGCGATACCGACCCGGCCATCCCCTTTTATATGATCAACGAGACCGGCATGACCTCCAAAGAGGTTGAATCGGCCCTCAACAAGCAAAGCGGGGTACTGGGCATTACCGAGAAATTTGTAGACCGACGCGATATAGAAATCGCGGCCGAGCAAGGCGACGAACGCGCTCAGCTGGCGATCGACATGGAGGCCTACCGTATTCGCAAGTATGTCGGCTCCTATGCCGCCGTGCTTGGCAGCACCGACGCCATTGTGTTCACCGCCGGGGTTGGCGAGCGTGGTCCGATCATTCGCCAGAAGGCGCTGGAAGGCCTGGAATCAATGGGGATCATCATCGACCAGCAGCGCAACTTCGCCTCGATGACCAAGAACGCCGAGACCGAGATCAGTGCACCGGACTCTCCGGTAAAGGTATTCGTGATCCCGACCGACGAGGAACTGGTTATGACCGAGGACACCTACGCCCTGATCGACGGCACCTACAAGGAACACACCGAGTACCGCTACCGCTTCCAGGATCCGGCATACATCAATGCTGACCGCAAGGCGAAACTGCCCAAGGATCTGAAAAAATGGCAGGGGCTGGATACCACCCTGACCAAGCCCTGGCGCTGA
- a CDS encoding DJ-1 family glyoxalase III, with product MSTQPRAIVLFADGFEEVEAVTPVDFLRRAGIETHMVGVTDRDVIGSRGIRMTTDYTLDELEGAVEAVILPGGMSGAQNLAASGEVAELLQGQFAAGRLVAAICAAPAVVLSAQGYLKGRRFTCFPGLEQKVTDGQFCEDRVVIDDNLITSRGAGTAAEFACEIIRRLSGDEAAGKVHTSTLQKD from the coding sequence ATGAGTACACAACCGCGCGCAATTGTGTTGTTTGCCGATGGCTTTGAGGAGGTGGAAGCGGTAACCCCGGTCGACTTTCTGCGCCGGGCCGGTATCGAGACCCATATGGTAGGGGTGACCGATCGCGATGTGATCGGCTCGCGCGGAATCCGGATGACCACCGATTATACCCTGGATGAGCTGGAGGGGGCCGTCGAGGCGGTTATCCTTCCGGGCGGGATGTCAGGAGCGCAGAATCTGGCTGCCAGCGGTGAGGTCGCTGAGCTGCTGCAGGGGCAGTTTGCTGCTGGCCGGCTGGTGGCGGCTATCTGTGCTGCACCGGCGGTAGTGCTGAGTGCCCAGGGATACCTGAAGGGACGGCGCTTTACCTGTTTTCCCGGATTGGAGCAGAAGGTAACCGACGGGCAGTTCTGCGAGGATCGGGTGGTGATCGATGATAACCTGATCACCAGCCGCGGCGCGGGCACCGCGGCCGAGTTTGCCTGTGAGATAATCCGTCGGCTGTCCGGGGACGAGGCTGCCGGGAAGGTGCATACCAGCACCCTGCAGAAGGACTGA
- a CDS encoding mechanosensitive ion channel family protein, with protein MSLDELLPREVLDWFTPDQLMRIGTVAAIIIGGFILLRVVVFFLTRTMQRNFTDQSMMLIRKIIMYIGSIIILMSVLAQLGLQLGTILGAAGIAGIAFGFAAQTSVSNIISGMFLISEKSFELGNVITIGDTTGVVLSIDLLSIKIRTFDNRYVRIPNEHLIKTEFTNITRFPIRRMDFNLTVARNTDLVRLEDMLLGIARSEPLCLDEPEPLFLLQDFSERGIKVLFGIWFTRTSLIATKNAMMRALQAGFAEAGISPVVDWTVDTLPLQLPKETSTGGG; from the coding sequence GTGAGTCTGGATGAGTTGTTGCCCAGAGAGGTGCTGGACTGGTTTACCCCGGACCAGCTGATGCGAATCGGTACCGTTGCTGCAATTATTATCGGTGGATTTATTCTGCTGCGGGTGGTGGTGTTCTTTCTGACCCGGACCATGCAGCGAAACTTTACCGATCAGTCGATGATGCTGATCCGCAAGATTATAATGTACATCGGGTCGATCATTATTCTGATGAGTGTGCTCGCCCAGCTGGGACTGCAGCTAGGCACTATTCTGGGGGCAGCCGGTATTGCCGGTATTGCCTTCGGTTTTGCTGCTCAGACATCGGTCTCGAATATTATCAGCGGGATGTTCCTCATATCGGAAAAATCCTTCGAGCTTGGGAATGTGATCACCATCGGAGATACCACCGGGGTAGTGCTGTCGATCGATCTGCTTTCAATAAAAATCCGTACCTTTGATAATCGCTATGTCCGGATACCGAATGAGCACCTGATAAAAACCGAATTTACCAACATTACCCGCTTTCCGATCCGGCGTATGGATTTTAACTTGACGGTAGCACGCAACACCGACCTGGTGCGTCTCGAGGATATGCTGCTGGGGATAGCCAGGTCGGAGCCGTTGTGTCTGGACGAGCCGGAACCGTTGTTTCTGCTGCAGGATTTCAGCGAGCGGGGCATCAAGGTGCTGTTCGGGATATGGTTTACCCGAACCTCGCTGATTGCCACCAAGAATGCGATGATGCGAGCACTGCAGGCCGGGTTTGCCGAGGCCGGCATCTCCCCGGTAGTGGACTGGACAGTCGATACACTGCCGCTGCAGCTGCCAAAAGAAACCAGTACAGGAGGTGGATGA